The Acidobacteriota bacterium nucleotide sequence CGGGCGCGAACGATTGGCGGCCTGGATTCCGGTGGGTGTGCCTCAAAGCCGGCTGCCCACCGGCTACTGTCCACCGCCCATCCGGGCGAAAACCGAAATTCCATCCCTTATTTATGAGCACTTGTACTTAGTCCAGAAATGAAGCATAAATCAAGAGTTCCGACTCAAGGCGGAACTCTTGACTTTTTCCCACTCAATTGAAGTTGCTCTATACTTCAAATCGCCATCTTTTTGAGTCTTTTTGAGTTTGAAATCGAGAAATCACTCAAACGAAGAATGGCTGCATTCAAGCCGCTTGCAATGTAAATCCAGGGGCAGCAACTCCTGGCCACAATTCATATTGGACTTCTGGTTCTTGAGTGCCACCATGTCTTGGACTTGAAGGAAGTCCAATTGCTCGCGCCGCCGCAATACTCAGCTCGCCGATCTTACGAGATGGCCCTTTGTCGGCAACCACGCATTCAACAGACTGACCTCTCCAGGTAACTCGTGCTTTACAACCTCGGACTATGCCCGATGTCCCCTGAACGATCAGGCGTGGCACAACAATGTAGGGCACGGTTTCGGAGTCTACATACGCCGCAGGATCGCTTGGTAATTTTCCAGGGTGGCGATACCAGGTCATTGAGGCAATGATCCCGCCGGAAAAAATTTTTGGTTCATTATCCACATCCAAAATCACAATACTCCGTGCCCAGGGTTCGGCACAAATAACTTTTCCATGAACAATTTTCATGCCGCCGTTTGCAAGCAATTCGGTTCCGGAATTATCTTCCTTGTAGGCAGCCGGGGCGCCATTTTGCCCATTTGCGCCATCGGCGTCTATGTCGGCATCCGCAAGAAAAAAAACTCTTCCATCGTCATCTTCGGTGATGGTGCAGGAATACCCTTCATTCGTAATCGTGCCTATCGTGCGCATACGTTCTCCTCCTGATTATTTCAGCCGGTTTATCTTCATTTGCAATCCTGACAACAATCAATGGTTAAGCCAGTTTATAGCCAAGTTGAATGCCAGAATTTGTCATGACCAGGAATTCGTGAATATCGTAGGGGTGTGTGCCTCCATTGAAGATGTGCTTGAGCAAATCAAAAAAATGTGCCAGCGCCTTACCATTTTCATCAAGGTCCGCATCCAGAATGGTTTGGCGACCTCCCTGGTGATCTTCCACCCTGGAAAGTGTTAACTGCAGGTTCGCATGGGCTTCAAAGGATTTGAGGCTTATCATTTCCAGAATTCGGAGGTCTCCAGGAATGTTCTTCCGGTGCAGGCTGGGATCGGCAGGTTGGTATATATTTCCAAACAATTTGATGGATCGGTTGACCTCGGCCCACATGTCATCTCGTACAACAGCCACGAATCGCTCTCTTCCAAGGGTCAGAATTTGTTGGACAAATGAAAACCATGCCGGCTGGTCAAGCGTCGGCTCAATTGGCTCCCTCATTTTATAATAAAGATTCAGAAGAGCTGTTTTCGCCAGCCGGGCATCGGTATCATTGAGCCCATCAAAGGTGTCACCCGTAACCAATCCAAGGTTTGAGGAACTTCCCTTTTGAACCAATTGAACCGAAGGCGAGTTTTTTAGGACTTCCTTCAGCAGGTCAAATTCTGGAGGAAGTTCCATCCATTTCACAAATTTGGCCTTCCAGGTTTCAGGATCCCTCACGACCCGATATTCTTTTTCAACCGGCGATGTACCAGGAAGCATCAGGATACTCGTTTGGAAATCGCGGTATCGTGACGGCGCGATATCCAGGCGAATATTCCCGACTTGTGGAAAAGCAGGCAACTCAAATAGTTGAGCTGACGGAAACGAAATCACGTGGGAATTTCCAATTTGGCGATTGTCTGGCTGGAAAAACTTCACTCCAACCTGATCGTGAATCGGCTTTCTTTCAACGCCCATCAGTTTGATTTTCAAAAACCCTGTATTTCCCATCCCTGGCCTCCTTTGGATTCTGGTTTTGCATGATGGAAACCGCTGCTTTTCTAAACAGCTTTAAAACTTTGAATAACTTGGGCGTGAGGGGAACGAATAACGGATGATTTCTTTGACATCGGAGAGTGCAGAAGAGCTTTTTTTAGCCCTCTTTCCAACCCAGGTCACGGTGGGCACCCCCAGAACGGCTCCATTTTGATCTCTTGGGTATTTGACCTCAAACAAGCCATACTGACGACGCTCCCCGATACCACCCCCAGCGGTTCCGTCTTCGTGTCCAATGCTGTAATCGCCTCCTTTTTCCGAAGCCGGGCTCTCCAGCGCCGCCGCCTGAAAAACGGGGAACCCGCCCTGGTTTCCTTGTGAATCAGGTGTGGTATAGGTGTGGTGCGACCCATCGTCAATTGCCAGCATGTGAGCATCTCCACTGATCATGCAGACATTATTGATCTGGTTTTGCTTCACAAAATCAGCCAGTTCTTTGCGCTCAACGGCATACCCAGCCCAGAAATCCAGCCCATTTTCAGGGTCTCCGATCCAGGGCACAGAGTTGGCCCAAATAATCAGATCTTTAGATTTTCCTTCAAGCAACTTATTTTTTAACCAAAGTTTTTGGTTCCTTCCCAAGATGGTTTTTCCAGTTCCGCCTGAGGAATTGCGCGATGTTTTATTGAACCGGGTATCGGTCAACAAAAACATGACATTTCCAATCTGGAATGACTGAAACAAACCATCACTTGGGCTGGCAAATTCGTGATGAGGGACATAGATCGAGTAGGCTTCGAGCGCGGTTTTTCGAGCAGAACGTGATTCGTCACTGGCGTCTCCTTCAGCGTTGTTTCCAAGAAAGTCGTGATCATCCCATCCATAAACAACCGGAAGTTTTTGAAACAGCGCTTTGATTTCCTTGCGTGAGAGGACGCTGTCATATTTCTTGAAACGGCCCGG carries:
- a CDS encoding alkaline phosphatase family protein; the protein is MSEASRINAGPWCGAVTETGATIKLSVMRNVQRAEIIISEASDFHTFQSVNPFSIWVNPDYQYRILTFRLSNLRPNTQYFYNFRFDGRAAQEGTGGAFQTFPEPGTQTDFRFAFSSCSKSDWFFHSPAPEAYAAITQEPGLLFFAHLGDLYYDIHERDIPGRFKKYDSVLSRKEIKALFQKLPVVYGWDDHDFLGNNAEGDASDESRSARKTALEAYSIYVPHHEFASPSDGLFQSFQIGNVMFLLTDTRFNKTSRNSSGGTGKTILGRNQKLWLKNKLLEGKSKDLIIWANSVPWIGDPENGLDFWAGYAVERKELADFVKQNQINNVCMISGDAHMLAIDDGSHHTYTTPDSQGNQGGFPVFQAAALESPASEKGGDYSIGHEDGTAGGGIGERRQYGLFEVKYPRDQNGAVLGVPTVTWVGKRAKKSSSALSDVKEIIRYSFPSRPSYSKF